ACAGTCATCTATAATGTGATTTGTCATGCCACAGTGAGTGCAAAGTTTATTACCCTTGCCTTTGCCTCTGCCATATGATGGTTTCTTACCACCATTACCTTTGCCACGAGAGGAATTAGAGCCTCTACCATAACCCTGATTGCTATGACCCTGTGTAGAGTAACCATTGGCAGCAAGGAGTTTTGATTCATCAAAGACCAATAGAGATTGtctttcttgctgaaccaataAAGAGTAAACTTTGCCTATATTAGGAAGAGGTTCCATGAGCATAATCTGAGACCTTACAGCACTGTACTGGTCATTCAAACCCTTCAAGAATCTAATCACTTGATCAGAGTCTCTATACTCTTTCATCTTAACTATGGCTTGGCAATTTTCAAGACAGAAAAGCTCAGGAATTGGACGAAAGTTGTCCAATTCTTGCCATAGTTTCTTCATCTTAGTATAGTAAGCAGAGATAGAAGAATCACCTTGCTTTAAGGTGTAAATTTCCTCTTGAATATCTGAAATGCGAAACACATCTCCTTGGTAGAACCGTTCTTTGAGTTCTTTCCAGATTTCTGAAGCTGTGTCCATCCAAAGGATACTCTGAGAGATTTCAGGATCAACTGAATTGCTAATCCATGACATGATCATCGTGTTGCATCGATCCCAAGCAATAGAATCTCTATCATCATCATGCGGACGTGGTAAAGCACCATTGATGAAATGCAATTTGTGCTTGGATCTCAAAGCCACAGTCATTGCCCTCGACCAAGAATGGTAATTAGGACCAGAAAGAAGAGGAGTAACAAGCACATTACCAGGATTTTCATTTGGATGCATGAAGTAAGGGTTCAATGTGTCGTTTTGATATCCTTTGTTCTGCGGAGTTTGTTGAGGAATGGCTTGATCTCCATTGATGCTGCCAGCGGAACTACCTTGAGACATGATGAAGGGAAGTGCAGAAAACACGATCGAACCAAAGAAAAAATCAAGATCTTTGAAGATCTTGCagagaaaagaaaacagaaAACTGTTTGTGAAATTGATCAATGTAAGCTATAACAATGGCAGAGATCAATGATAATTGCTCCTGATACCATGTGAAAAGTGAAGATCAAACACCATTGTTGAATCTAAACATAAGATCTGAAGCTTAAACATTGAATGAAAAGATGAATTTGGCTTAGGCATTGAACAAGCCATAAGcaagagaagaagaaatcttTTATTTCACAAAACTCAATCAGTTACAATGAAGTGGTTGTGCTATATATACAATGATGAAGCATAATCATCATCTAACAAACTAGTAGCTACTCTAATCCTATCCATTGGATCAAAACAGAAATCAAACTAActcaaaacagaaaaaaaaactgtttgTGTAAAAACAGTTATAACAAGTCAATGACTTGTGATCTAACCAACTACTTATTTGACTTTTTCTTCTACTTTAACAATATCACTAATAATGTTTCATATCACCGCATGACCAATCCAACACAAAACTATATCAAAACTTTATAATCCTTTTCTATATAGGCATAGATACATACTCCTATCTAcaacattaatttttaattacaaCGTCATACCAAAACCAAAACCTCGTAATTGACATCACAAGTCAGATTATAAGAAGAGCGACAAGAAAATGAAGAATGAGAAACTGGGCTGTGTTTGTGACCCATATCATCACTCTCTATCTCCAAAAGTGCTTCACAAAATAAGTCAACATGACAAGGAAGCCATAAAGGACCATCATTTGTATAACCATATTCATTCTCAACATCTTCTAAAAATGTTTTGAACAAAGGATGATTGAAtattttgatctttattacaAATCTCTGTCTCTCAGATCCAACATAGACACAAATACAACCATTTGGTGCTAATTTCTTACTATTAATatccttttgttttttgtgaCACTTGTTCTCTGATAATTTTCCATAGCTTCTTCCACTTCCACCACTACTTTCTTCTGAATCATACAATCTCTTGTTGCTTCCCAATACCCTCTTACACTTCTTCACAAAATCCATCGTCTATATATGAAGATTATACCCGTGACAAACAAGCAAGATATatagtttttaatttatatatcttGTTGTATGGGAAATTAAAGCAAGAGAGTTATACGAACTATGTTGATTGTGTATGAAAGGttcctaaaaattaatctcttctTATATAGACGAAGATGAATAAAAAGTCTCACCCGTAGTCAACCCACCCTATTATATTATTCGTATACTACAATTACAACGGCCTTATtgctatattttaatttaatttaccgGTCCACACGTGGTGCTTTTGGACTTTGAAGTTTGAATAGTTCTACGAAATTGTCTTAGAGCACCCTATTCGTGAACTTAACATGATGCTTAAGTGGATTTAATTTATAGAATCAAACGATTTTATAACATGctatattattcaaaattttacaAATTCAAAGTTTTGTCGAATaccattcaaaaaaatatagggTGTTAAGAGTCCTACATCGGTTGAgatatggcctgactaagtgtttatatactagaggcaatcctcaccttacaagccggttttgtaaggatgagttaggcccaatactcatttctaagatggtatcagagcctctccccgatccgttgggccacctgttatcaggtttccgctatcgggccacctaccgtttatatccacgcaccaagcccaatagtgatGGGCGTGAGGGGgggtgttaagagtcccacatcggttgagatatggcctgactaagtgtttatatactagaggcaatcctcaccttacaagccggttttgtaaggatgagttaggcccaatactcttagaattttagaggcctatactcaaccacaaaagctagcttgagagttgaggtttgcactacacttataaaggctatctttgtcatatctctagccaatgtgggacttctaacacaccccctcacgtccagaactgaacaagctggaacgtgggatcaacaacaacgggtggcccaaatatgggaggtctccacaacaaacaacaaatggatctaggataggctctgataccatattagaattttagaggcctatactcaaccacaaaagctagcttgagagttgaggtttgcactacacttataaaggctatctttgtcatatctctagccaatgtgggacttctaacataGGGTTAAATATCTTTTTGGTTCATGTAGTTTTACAGAATTTTCGTTTTGATTCATGTAGTCAATGATTTTAGTCTATGCCGTCCACATGGACTTAATGGAGGATGACGTGGCAGAGACGTGGCACTGCCACGTGTATTTTTTTTGGCTTGCCACGTCACCAATCAGTtttttttccagttttttttaaaatatttttttttcagtttttttgcACCCCCAATCCCAATTAAAGGGAAAAAAATTCctaattatttacaattttttctcTAATTAGTTTTTATTCTCATATTATCAGTTGGTTTTTATTCCTAATTAGTTGGTTTTATTATAACCAAATTTATATGAAGGAagtaatttaacaaaataaataaaaaaaaattagttaattaataattaaattcagaaaaagaaaataaaaattactttgaaaaataaaagataagttttttttcattttcattgatttCCATGTTTCAAGAACTACATATAAATATTCTAATTGAGCCAGCGATGCCATTACTAATATTGAGTACACTTCTTTGAATTGAAGTATGTTTGATGTGTCCAACACATTCTTATATGCCCCAACACTAATGCAAGCACTAACAAGAGAAAATAGCAGGTACAAATTGCTGCAAGCACTAACAAGAGAAAacaatgcttcaaaaaaaaaaaaacaagagaaaacaaacaaaaccaacCGACACTAGGGTGTGTTTGATTGtgagaagaaaatgagaaaagaaaaatatgtgaGAGAgtatgagaagagagaaatatatTAGAAATAGAGAAGTAATAGAGTAAATTTAATGTATTGATTGGtataagagaaagaaaaaagaaatagaagagAGAAGTGTTGATTGTATTTAAAAGTACCAAAGTGCCCTTGAATTATataaaattccataaaaaattaattaatttgactaatataaattattattatttaaaatacaaATGAAATTAACCGTTcaatttctaaatttttattattacgGTTCAATTTCtaagttaaatataaataattaattaactttaCTCACAATTATTTTCGCGTACCAATAAGAGGCTTAGTGACAAAGACCAGCCAAAACAAAGAGACATCACATCCCATCACCACAACTCACACACTAAAAGAGAACCCACACCAAAATACACACAACAATGTGATTGCTGTAAACAAAAAACCAAACTGCCCCAAACAACACAAAATCTGTTAGGATTCCAATTCAAGATTAGTCTAATAGGTAAAAAAGTTTCATGGCTTAAGTATCATTGTTGCTGATCCTGTTGGCGCAACAAAAGCATTAAGCGTACACACACAATGCACAATGCACATAAGCTCGAGGCAAGCATATGAGCATGAACACAGTTTTGCAGAAACTGTGATGAATGAAAAGGGAACTATGTTCTTGGCTTgtgaggaagaagatgatgaaaaactaagaaagaaaatcaaattttattcatccaccAATGGACCAAGTAAAAGTATTTTACAAGTGATACACATAAGTGTATTTATACGTGTTACTTAAGCTACAAGTAACAAACTATTTGGCCTAGAAACTAACTTCTAACTAACTTGGTAGTTTagttaactaactaactaactacctAAAACAATTTTAACCAACTTTCAATTGATCAAAACTGACTAACAAACATGTAAAATCAGTTATGAATTATACATTCTCAACATATCCAACCCCTTAAACCTATGGTATCTAATGAATCggtaagatttttcattttaatataatcttAGGTATTCACAGGTTTCGTCGTTCCCATTGCTTTTCGATTTATGGTTAGGTCTAAATTCTATAATGGAgcctttttaatattaataagatttcatttttaaaactcCAACCCCCAATCTATATATCAAACTTAATATGATAGACTTAACAAAGAATAAGAAATACGAAACTTAAGCACCAAATCCTTTCATGTTCCAACTCTAAAACTCACTCCATTGAAGAGCATTACAAATGATAATATCAAAGTCTCCCTACCTGTATTTTTCTCTAGACCAGACAGCATGCCTGAGCAGAAAATTACCTCCTGCCTTCATTCATAATTAATTGCCAACTTTTCCTGAATTCCATTTTATTATTGCACATTATCCATCCTTGTTATTGTCGATGATCTAGTCCaaattttatgattaaatttaTTCGAAGACAACAAACAATGGAGATGATCCTAAGTTCCTAACTCTATTAATTGATTGAAATGTTATAAGTAACACATTTCCgattaaaaattttaatacaCTATGAAATTATGAGGAGACACACATGTTGGAAAAATATCTGACAtagaattattatattaatataaattaaagaaacattagaacaaataattattatacataacaaaataaaattatagagcaAGATGAACTTATCGCATTattgactgaggcgtgcaatgcactgggcttaagagtatttcgccaccacaggtaagttacccggtgcagttggtctcatagctaataccctccaggatacaacagtcacttcttgctagcactgcacgtgaattagcaaggtctcataGAACTACTTTTTGGATGCTCGTGGGAACttagtattattatatattttactagTGTCACTTCATTTCCTCCTTCTTACTCTCTCTCGTTCACCCTTATATATATACTGATCAGTCTTCCTTGTATATGCAATATATCATTGCTTAATCTTTCTCCCAAGGCAAAaccataattaaaatatttattaagatTGATTGAGTATTACTGccacaataaaaaagaaaccgCTAATTGACTAAGCAAATAATAACGTTCATCACCaatcaatataataataacaataataataataataataataataaaataactttaaaataaattaataaaaaatccaacaatcccccacaatttattttaaagttttagtttttaaaatgttcCCAAGAGCGTGAAAAATCAACGCATAAGCACTAGTGTCTTTTGGACTATGAACTAGCACATAGAGCAAATGAAATTTGATCCACTAGAATGTCGGTGAGATTATAACCTCTATGAACCTCATTCCGTATGTGAAACAGTGACTTCATCACTCACATTGATCTTTCGTCCAAAGTTGTTCAACGCGGTGTGGTGCATTTTGGCCTTGCACCTATTCCTGGATTTCATGAGTGGCTCTAGAAAGTCTGCCCAAGCTTTCATAGAAGCGGCCTCACCTCAACACTCATATAGGTGAATCTATCAAGTGTACACCACAGTCAAGCACACCACTCATTCATGAGCTATAGATTCATTAAGAGAAAAACTCAACCTTCATCGCTGTAGTATACACTATCCTACACCATAGGGATGAACTCAAATAGAAATTGGATAGTGTCTCATCAAATTGACAAGTGacttgttcttacccatatgaacaTAGCCTTGCGAATTTTCACAATCTATGTTGGGTTACCATCACTCTCAATTTTTGTATTGGACATAAATCCATCCCCCTCGATGTATATATCATCCACTAGTTTCTTGGTCAGTGGGATTATCACAggatcctttatatatatatatatcactcaaCAACGCGTTGTTTCATAAAATCACAATAcattgactaagacgtctcttaatcaatatttcatcatttattttcaaatgtacATCTATGATTTACTATCATAGGCTTACTTAGATAAATTCTAAGCAACAATATCTCCACTAAGAGAGAAATTAAATCTATATTTAGATTTATTGGCACAAGTCTACTTGAAAATTTCCAAGTGACAACCCCCCACATTTGGTAGAATTAATTTtccaaacaaattatttatccaaatcTACTTGAAAGATTTCCAAGCGACAAACCCCCACATTGGAAAAACTAATCcacacaaatatttatttattttatttatttatttattattattattattattattttatccaAAGTTTTATTaatcatcattgtattattctaatacaatggataatccacaatATATCATATTATAGTTTATGGTATCTCTCAAATATTTCATGAGTCACAATCATAAGTCTACTTAGAATATTTCTAAGCGACATCTTTTCTATCACATA
This portion of the Trifolium pratense cultivar HEN17-A07 linkage group LG3, ARS_RC_1.1, whole genome shotgun sequence genome encodes:
- the LOC123914521 gene encoding auxin-responsive protein SAUR72-like, whose translation is MDFVKKCKRVLGSNKRLYDSEESSGGSGRSYGKLSENKCHKKQKDINSKKLAPNGCICVYVGSERQRFVIKIKIFNHPLFKTFLEDVENEYGYTNDGPLWLPCHVDLFCEALLEIESDDMGHKHSPVSHSSFSCRSSYNLTCDVNYEVLVLEQLSLISAIVIAYIDQFHKQFSVFFSLQDLQRS